From the Manihot esculenta cultivar AM560-2 chromosome 3, M.esculenta_v8, whole genome shotgun sequence genome, one window contains:
- the LOC110611370 gene encoding PHD finger protein ALFIN-LIKE 4, with protein sequence MDGGASYNPRTVEEVFRDFKGRRAGMIKALTTDVEEFFQQCDPEKENLCLYGFPSEQWEVNLPAEEVPPELPEPALGINFARDGMQEKDWLSLVAVHSDAWLLAVAFYFGARFGFDKADRKRLFNMINELPTIFEVVTGTAKKQVKEKSSVSNHSSNKSKSNSKRGSETQGKYSKAMQTKDEDDEGVEEEEEEEHGETLCGACGENYASDEFWICCDICEKWFHGKCVKITPARAEHIKQYKCPSCSNKRARP encoded by the exons ATGGATGGTGGTGCGTCGTATAACCCTCGTACGGTCGAGGAGGTCTTTAGGGATTTTAAGGGCCGTAGAGCTGGCATGATTAAAGCTCTCACTACtg ATGTTGAAGAGTTCTTCCAACAGTGTGATCCTG AGAAGGAAAATCTTTGCCTATATGGATTTCCCAGTGAGCAGTGGGAGGTCAATTTGCCCGCTGAagaggtccctccagagctgccAGAGCCTGCTTTGGGTATTAATTTTGCCAGAGATGGAATGCAAGAAAAGGACTGGTTGTCTCTGGTTGCTGTTCACAGTGACGCATGGTTACTTGCTGTGGCTTTTTATTTTGGAGCTAGGTTTGGATTTGACAAAGCTGATAG GAAACGCCTTTTCAACATGATAAATGAGCTTCCAACAATATTTGAGGTTGTGACGGGAACAGCCAAGAAACAAGTAAAGGAGAAGTCCTCAGTTTCAAATCATAGCAGCAATAAATCGAAATCAAATTCTAAG CGAGGATCTGAGACTCAGGGCAAGTATTCAAAGGCAATGCAAACGAAGGATGAGGATGATGAGGGCgtggaagaagaggaagaagaggagcATGGGGAAACATTATGTGGTGCTTGCGGAGAAAATTATGCATCTGATGAGTTCTGGATTTGCTGCGACATTTGTGAGAAGTGGTTCCACGGGAAGTGTGTTAAGATAACTCCAGCTAGAGCCGAGCACATTAAGCAGTACAAATGCCCATCTTGCAGCAACAAGAGAGCTCGACCTTGA
- the LOC110611369 gene encoding pentatricopeptide repeat-containing protein At1g05670, mitochondrial, which produces MALSTKTLSSPTQFPYFTSLATAITSCLQSLNPRTPDSSRINPAPLNQFSQFLNSQLVIEVINKQINPYHALFFFNWASNPHPNPNYYTHCQQCYVAITDFLLSHSLFSVASSLLEKSNKLSDFMASKFITAYGNRGHIKGSIFWLHKAKTIADGNCLFSYNAILNVLVKGNRISLAQSFFDEMVNDAAVKQDVSTYSIMIKGYCKIGMIENARKVFDEMSCEPNVGSYNIMINGYCKKGDMEKAIGIFYRLMGSRYYLPDTVTFTTLIDGYCKKGEIDKAMKWMDEMKLRCCKPNLITYNAMIYGLCMRGNVDKAKKLMTEMRLNGLKENLASHMSILRGLSQTGKSGEAVNYFKEMIGKGMKPGAKAYGIVVTEYCKMRIPSKAISLLKEMQAEGINPYVASFNVVFRTLVEFGELDMAILLLKQMPGMGGKPNYVSYSIVICGLCRARGRMQDVEKLLKDMLRNGIGIDGTMYSSLVMGYCEDGNEQMAKQAFYEMIDKNYVIRLDSFTIFVKQFCEKGKAVEAEKIFKEMCERCSVVDAESYSRILDDQLVKHMAKGGE; this is translated from the coding sequence ATGGCGTTGTCAACTAAAACCCTAAGTTCCCCTACTCAGTTTCCTTACTTCACTTCACTAGCCACTGCCATAACCTCCTGTCTCCAATCTCTAAACCCACGAACTCCTGACTCTTCACGTATCAATCCAGCTCCTTTGAACCAATTCTCACAATTCTTAAACTCCCAATTAGTCATTGAAGTCATCAACAAACAAATCAATCCTTACCAtgccctcttcttcttcaactggGCATCAAATCCTCATCCTAATCCTAATTACTATACCCATTGTCAACAGTGTTATGTCGCCATTACTGATTTTCTCCTTTCTCACTCTCTCTTTTCTGTTGCCTCGTCTCTCCTTGAAAAATCCAACAAACTCTCTGATTTCATGGCTAGTAAATTTATCACAGCTTATGGTAATCGTGGGCATATTAAAGGTTCAATCTTTTGGTTGCACAAAGCGAAAACGATTGCAGATGGTAATTGCTTGTTTTCTTATAATGCTATTCTGAATGTCTTGGTGAAAGGCAATCGGATTAGTTTAGCCCAGTCATTTTTCGACGAGATGGTGAATGATGCTGCGGTGAAGCAGGATGTTTCTACTTATTCGATAATGATTAAAGGGTATTGTAAAATTGGCATGATTGAGAATGCTAGGAAAGTGTTTGATGAAATGTCCTGTGAGCCAAATGTGGGTAGTTATAATATTATGATTAATGGGTATTGTAAGAAAGGCGATATGGAAAAAGCGATTGGTATATTTTATCGACTCATGGGGAGTCGATATTATTTGCCTGATACAGTTACCTTTACCACTTTGATTGATGGGTACTGTAAAAAAGGTGAGATTGATAAGGCAATGAAGTGGATGGATGAGATGAAGCTTCGTTGTTGCAAGCCAAATCTGATCACTTATAATGCGATGATTTATGGCTTGTGTATGAGAGGAAATGTTGACAAGGCCAAGAAATTGATGACAGAGATGAGATTAAATGGATTGAAAGAAAATCTTGCAAGTCATATGAGTATATTAAGGGGCCTTAGCCAAACTGGAAAGTCAGGTGAAGCTGTTAACTATTTTAAGGAGATGATTGGAAAGGGAATGAAACCTGGTGCAAAAGCATATGGAATTGTTGTTACCGAGTATTGCAAGATGAGGATACCAAGTAAGGCAATTTCTCTTTTGAAGGAAATGCAGGCTGAAGGCATCAATCCATATGTTGCAAGTTTCAATGTGGTGTTCAGGACCCTTGTGGAGTTTGGGGAGCTCGATATGGCGATTCTTCTTCTGAAGCAGATGCCAGGAATGGGTGGCAAACCAAATTATGTCTCATACAGCATTGTGATTTGTGGCctttgcagggccagaggtaGAATGCAAGATGTGGAAAAGCTTCTTAAGGACATGCTTCGCAATGGTATTGGCATTGATGGAACAATGTACAGTTCCTTAGTGATGGGATATTGTGAGGATGGAAATGAGCAAATGGCAAAACAGGCTTTTTATGAAATGATTGATAAGAATTATGTCATTAGGCTAGACAGCTTTACAATTTTTGTGAAGCAGTTTTGCGAAAAAGGTAAAGCTGTTGAGGCTGAGAAAATATTCAAGGAGATGTGTGAGAGATGTTCTGTAGTTGATGCAGAGAGCTACTCGAGGATCCTAGATGATCAGTTAGTGAAACATATGGCAAAAGGTGGAGAGTaa
- the LOC110611140 gene encoding uncharacterized protein LOC110611140, with amino-acid sequence MSNTLVCVKKVKQETPEEWDENMPLPGDIVEGFAEDDNGDELFLPAKSRSELSSQLGKLSQHVDPIWLKVRRGDATLKLRVNVVQEKSSLLHKRFSFKAVTDYRHVAVLGDLTSQQCRELQEMSRKVVNAESGLFREKGVKYNWKMKTSTYLPDQQSSVVSSILFMPMQGENFIEATTGRCMAWFSAAVSSGIPLVFVNIQTELMFAGKESIWGEQQNHFATIQTMHGIRLWFLPGVAEVVLEMTLEPGELRFGMDIKRTDEGFICVYSVTKDSAADRAGIRQLYEEANKTDHLLVISKLQGKTLMPSSVCLSGLIHCCDHNEIKQTLASAIEQMDSIQVHFMSWPNQTIPCNIKAVGAAALQPPREY; translated from the exons ATGAGCAATACTCTAGTTTGTGTCAAAAAAGTAAAGCAAGAAACGCCTGAAGAATGGGATGAGAACATGCCATTGCCTGGAGACATCGTCGAAGGTTTTGCAGAAGATGACAATGGTGACGAGTTATTTCTGCCGGCTAAATCCAGGTCAGAGCTCAGTTCACAGCTTGGAAAACTTAGCCAACACGTTGATCCAATATGGCTGAAGGTTAGAAGAGGCGATGCTACGCTTAAACTCCGTGTCAACGTAGTGCAAGAGAAGAGTTCATTGCTGCATAAAAGGTTCTCCTTTAAAGCGGTGACCGATTATAGACATGTTGCAGTGTTGGGGGACTTGACCTCACAACAATGCAGAGAGCTACAAG AAATGAGCAGGAAGGTGGTGAATGCCGAGAGCGGATTATTCAGGGAGAAGGGAGTGAAGTATAACTGGAAGATGAAAACGAGTACCTATTTGCCAGACCAACAATCCAGCGTTGTTAGTTCCATTCTCTTCATGCCAATGCAAGGTGAAAATTTCATTgaagccaccacaggcaggtgcATGGCCTGGTTTTCAGCAGCAGTTTCTTCTGGGATCCCTCTTGTCTTTGTTAATATTCAAACAGAACTGATG TTCGCAGGGAAAGAATCGATTTGGGGTGAACAGCAAAACCACTTTGCAACAATTCAGACAATGCATGGCATAAGACTTTGGTTTTTACCTGGAGTTGCTGAAGTTGTACTTGAAATGACATTGGAACCAGGAGAGCTGCGCTTTGGGATGGACATTAAACGAACAGACGAG GGCTTCATCTGTGTGTATTCGGTGACAAAAGATTCGGCAGCAGATCGTGCTGGGATTCGGCAGCTGTATGAGGAGGCAAATAAAACAGATCATTTACTGGTAATCTCTAAATTACAAGGCAAGACTCTAATGCCTTCAAGTGTCTGCTTATCAGGGCTCATACATTGTTGTGATCATAATGAAATTAAACAGACTCTTGCTTCAGCTATTGAGCAAATGGATTCAATCCAAGTCCACTTCATGTCCTGGCCTAACCAAACTATTCCTTGCAACATTAAAGCTGTCGGTGCTGCAGCCCTCCAACCTCCAAGGGAATATTGA
- the LOC110611141 gene encoding uncharacterized protein LOC110611141 produces the protein MADPRYVVPYHDPHDSPINYEILNFLRDANPTLENLPSTDEPTSLHVSSDDIVNPNLSLEDPMIWDIVNQPNSGGQSQGEGPSLNRERRATENLEQRYLDDGKPISVWPPPAMPFQCTCCQVLREIIHTDGNCTTKLEIHGRLGIICHAVLEIKDQVMYGSSEPRYHMFDFCKKSIDSVKQFLQQYCNDQTKAGYIMVQDPLSVFYEALCVGMEWDENLQNDSSPVYSEAQQADQTEGGNEAERGSRSTLAQQRERTGRLTLKDFEAYFHLPIEEAAKIMNLCPTVVKKICRRYGMTRWPHRKIKSIQRQISNLRANSNWNDPGERARAQAEIQRLEVEISNICSGVTN, from the exons ATGGCGGATCCTCGATATGTTGTTCCTTATCATGACCCACACGATAGCCCCATTAACTACGAAATACTCAATTTTCTCAGAGATGCAAATCCAACTCTTGAAAATTTACCCTCCACTGATGAACCCACTTCACTTCATGTATCCAGCGATGATATTGTGAATCCCAATCTCTCTTTGGAAGATCCAATGATTTGGGATATTGTTAACCAGCCTAACAGCGGGGGACAATCTCAAGGAGAGGGTCCGTCGCTGAATCGCGAAAGAAGGGCGACGGAGAATTTGGAACAGCGGTATTTAGATGATGGTAAGCCTATTTCCGTTTGGCCACCACCAGCAATGCCGTTTCAGTGCACTTGTTGTCAAGTTCTTAGAGAAATAATCCATACTGACG GCAACTGCACTACAAAACTAGAAATTCATGGGAGATTGGGTATAATTTGCCATGCTGTCCTTGAGATTAAGGACCAAGTCATGTATGGTTCTTCAGAACCTCGATACCatatgtttga tttttgcaagaaaagcatAGACAGCGTGAAGCAATTCCTGCAGCAGTATTGTAATGATCAAACTAAGGCTGGATACATAATGGTGCAAGATCCACTTTCAGTCTTCTATGAAGCGCTGTGTGTGGGAATGGAGTGGGATGAAAATCTGCAAAATGATTCATCTCCAGTATATTCAG AGGCGCAGCAAGCAGATCAAACGGAAGGAGGGAATGAGGCAGAGAGAGGTTCAAGAAGCACTTTAGCCCAACAG AGGGAAAGGACAGGGAGGTTGACACTGAAAGACTTTGAAGCATATTTCCATCTCCCTATTGAAGAGGCTGCAAAAATAATGAATTTGTGTCCCACCGTTGTGAAGAAGATCTGCCGGAGATATGGAATGACTCGGTGGCCTCATAGAAAG ATTAAAAGCATCCAGAGGCAGATTTCAAATCTTAGAGCAAATTCCAACTGGAATGATCCAGGGGAACGGGCACGGGCACAAGCTGAGATCCAGCGGCTTGAAGTAGAAATATCCAATATTTGTTCTGGAGTCACAAATTGA
- the LOC110611004 gene encoding protein BIG GRAIN 1-like B, with the protein MHRWERAIREDRYKLESKNPSFSSTLLDEIYRSTCEADTNHEDLKFYGETMMPMKHTRGSSVKVSRAVEENKEMEALRRACLIEKWMDSKVTQKVSTQHSRKKLTEFERKLQLEHDLDQDAVFFSSTSISSDSSFGGFSSSDTESCYGARSMASSSFFPTRPKPVRTSVSTRSGKTEKTERKVSTLFHEQTPRVEENIIKSKSRALKIYDNLKKVKQPTSPGGKLANFIHSLFTNGNTKKARGSSSVSNCDEAWKSKPRQAPSTCSSVSSFSRSCLSKSSPSTREKLRNGVKRSVRFYPVSVIVDEDCRPCGHKSLYKEEQSSSFMSVSFPKSWKIGKSPTRKVDDELKYQVIEKTRKVGEVAREFLKDYRQNQKKNDDLIMRNDFCHYNDQFGDDDDEDEDDEDDSSCSSSDLFELDHLSVIGKNKYCEELPVYETTRVNTNRAIANSLIM; encoded by the coding sequence ATGCATAGGTGGGAGAGAGCGATTAGAGAAGATAGATACAAGCTTGAGAGCAAGAACCCATCTTTTTCTTCCACTCTTCTCGATGAAATCTACCGTTCCACCTGTGAAGCCGACACCAAccatgaagatttgaaattttacgGTGAAACAATGATGCCCATGAAGCACACCAGAGGTTCTAGCGTAAAAGTCAGTAGAGCCGTCGAAGAGAATAAAGAGATGGAAGCTCTTCGCCGAGCTTGTTTGATCGAGAAATGGATGGACAGCAAGGTGACCCAAAAGGTAAGCACGCAACACAGCAGAAAAAAGTTGACGGAATTTGAGAGAAAATTACAGCTTGAACATGATCTGGACCAGGATGCTGTGTTCTTTAGTTCCACTTCTATCTCCTCAGATTCTAGCTTTGGTGGATTCTCATCCTCTGATACTGAATCCTGCTACGGTGCAAGATCAATGGCTTCTTCTTCGTTCTTCCCAACAAGGCCTAAGCCTGTAAGAACCAGCGTCTCAACTCGATCAGgaaaaacagagaaaacagagaGAAAAGTGAGTACTCTGTTTCATGAACAGACGCCGAGAGTTGAAGAGAACATAATCAAGTCGAAATCAAGAGCTTTAAAGATTTACGACAATCTAAAGAAGGTGAAACAGCCAACTTCACCTGGTGGCAAGCTTGCAAATTTCATCCATTCTCTATTCACAAATGGAAATACAAAGAAAGCAAGGGGTTCTTCTTCTGTTAGCAATTGTGATGAAGCCTGGAAATCGAAGCCAAGACAGGCACCGTCAACTTGCTCGTCCGTTTCATCATTTTCAAGATCATGCTTAAGCAAGAGTTCACCATCAACAAGGGAAAAGCTTCGCAATGGGGTTAAAAGATCTGTACGATTTTACCCAGTTAGTGTTATCGTCGACGAAGATTGCAGACCATGTGGACACAAATCCTTGTACAAAGAAGAACAATCATCCAGTTTCATGTCTGTTTCTTTTCCAAAATCATGGAAAATTGGGAAATCTCCAACAAGAAAAGTTGATGATGAGCTCAAATACCAAGTCATTGAAAAGACAAGGAAGGTGGGGGAAGTTGCAAGAGAATTCTTGAAAGATTATCGCCAAAACCAGAAGAAAAACGATGATCTAATTATGAGGAATGATTTCTGCCATTACAATGATCAGTTCGGAGATGACGAcgatgaagatgaagatgatgagGATGATTCAAGTTGTTCGAGTTCAGATTTGTTCGAACTCGATCATCTTTCAGTAATTGGAAAGAATAAGTACTGTGAAGAGCTTCCTGTGTATGAAACTACTCGTGTTAATACTAATCGTGCCATAGCTAATAGCTTAATAATGTAA
- the LOC110611001 gene encoding thermospermine synthase ACAULIS5 produces MGEAVEIIYTTNGFSKLCTQNHDQSSWYEETIDDDLRWSFALNRVLHKGTSQFQDIALLDTKRFGKVLVIDGKMQSAEVDEFIYHECLIHPALLCHPIPRNVFIMGGGEGSAAREALKHKLVEKVVMCDIDQEVVNFCRTYLTANQDAFRNKKLDLVINDAKAELEKRIDKFDIIVGDLADPVEGGPCYQLYTKSFYEKILKPKLNNNGIFVTQAGPAGIFTHKEVFSSIYNTVKQVFQYVVAYSAHVPSFADTWGWVMASDQPFSIDAVEIDRRIEERIEGELLYLNGAAFLSSATLNKTVSLSLLNETHVYTEDDARFIPGHGLACRN; encoded by the exons ATGGGTGAGGCTGTTGAGATCATCTACACTACTAATGGTTTCTCTAAACTTTGCACTCAGAATCATGATCAATCTTCTTGGTATGAAGAAACCATTGATGATGATCTCAGATGGTCTTTTGCTTTGAACAG AGTGCTACACAAGGGAACTAGCCAGTTTCAAGACATTGCTCTATTGGACACTAAGCGCTTTGGCAAG GTGTTGGTGATTGATGGGAAGATGCAGAGTGCAGAAGTGGACGAATTCATTTATCATGAATGCTTAATCCATCCTGCTCTCCTCTGCCACCCTAT CCCTCGAAATGTGTTCATAATGGGAGGAGGGGAAGGGTCAGCTGCAAGAGAAGCCCTCAAGCACAAGTTAGTAGAGAAAGTGGTGATGTGTGATATTGATCag GAAGTGGTGAATTTCTGCCGCACATATCTGACGGCAAATCAAGATGCATTTCGTAACAAGAAGCTTGATCTAGTCATTAATGATGCCAA GGCCGAATTGGAGAAGAGGATAGACAAATTTGATATAATAGTTGGAGACTTGGCTGACCCAGTTGAAGGAGGCCCTTGTTACCAGCTCTATACTAAATCTTTCTATGAGAAAATTCTCAAGCCTAAGCTCAACAACAATGGCATTTTTGTTACCCAG GCTGGACCAGCAGGCATTTTCACTCATAAGGAGGTCTTCTCCTCTATTTACAACACAGTTAAACAGGTCTTCCAAT ATGTTGTAGCATACAGTGCTCATGTGCCTTCTTTTGCTGATACGTGGGGATGGGTAATG GCCTCAGACCAGCCCTTCTCTATAGATGCTGTGGAAATAGACAGGAGGATTGAAGAAAGAATCGAGGGTGAATTGCTTTATCTAAATGGTGCTGCATTTCTCTCCTCTGCAACCTTGAACAAGACTGTTTCTCTATC GCTGTTGAATGAGACGCATGTCTACACTGAGGATGATGCAAGATTTATACCGGGGCATGGACTTGCTTGCAGAAATTGA